The Streptomyces sp. NBC_01689 genome includes a window with the following:
- a CDS encoding ABC transporter ATP-binding protein, translated as MIRFEQVTKRYPDGTTAVDGLSFEVAEGELVTLVGPSGCGKTTTMMMVNRLIEPTAGRILVDGEDVAAVDPVRLRRRIGYVIQQVGLFPHRTVLDNTATVPTLVGWKRAKARARAAELLDLVGLDPTTYGSRYPDQLSGGQRQRVGVARALAADPPVLLMDEPFGAVDPVVREQLQDEFLRMQASVRKTVLLVTHDIEEAVRLGDRIAVYGQGRIEQFDTPGAVLGTPATPYVAEFVGADRGLKRLSVTEIEPDDLEQPPVARMDEPAAEAAARLRPGNARWAVVLDAEDDLHGWVGVDELAGGGSVGDHVHRMNSWVPVGAPLKQAFGVMLQHDAGWVAVLEGARFLGVLTPAKLHEALRRSVDADARGVGRGEVTLDSVPDS; from the coding sequence ATGATCCGGTTCGAACAGGTCACCAAGCGCTATCCGGACGGCACCACGGCCGTGGACGGCCTCTCGTTCGAGGTCGCGGAGGGTGAACTCGTGACGCTCGTGGGCCCGTCGGGCTGCGGCAAGACGACGACCATGATGATGGTGAACCGTCTGATCGAACCGACCGCGGGCCGGATCCTCGTGGACGGCGAGGACGTCGCCGCGGTCGACCCGGTCCGGCTGCGCCGCCGGATCGGGTACGTCATCCAGCAGGTCGGGCTGTTCCCGCACCGGACCGTCCTCGACAACACGGCGACGGTCCCGACGCTGGTCGGCTGGAAGCGGGCGAAGGCCCGGGCCCGCGCCGCCGAGCTGCTCGACCTGGTGGGTCTGGACCCCACGACGTACGGGTCCCGCTATCCGGACCAGCTGTCCGGCGGTCAGCGCCAGCGGGTCGGAGTGGCGCGGGCGCTCGCGGCGGACCCGCCCGTCCTGCTGATGGACGAACCCTTCGGGGCGGTCGACCCCGTGGTCCGCGAGCAGTTGCAGGACGAGTTCCTGCGGATGCAGGCGTCGGTGCGCAAGACGGTGCTGCTCGTCACGCACGACATCGAGGAGGCGGTCCGGCTCGGCGACCGCATCGCGGTGTACGGGCAGGGCCGCATCGAGCAGTTCGACACGCCGGGGGCCGTCCTGGGCACGCCGGCCACGCCGTACGTCGCCGAGTTCGTCGGGGCGGACCGCGGACTGAAGCGGCTGTCGGTCACCGAGATCGAGCCCGACGACCTGGAACAGCCGCCCGTCGCCCGCATGGACGAGCCCGCCGCGGAGGCCGCCGCGCGGCTGCGTCCGGGGAACGCCCGCTGGGCCGTGGTGCTCGACGCCGAGGACGATCTGCACGGGTGGGTGGGTGTCGACGAGCTGGCCGGGGGCGGGTCCGTCGGGGACCACGTCCACCGGATGAACTCGTGGGTCCCGGTGGGCGCACCGCTCAAACAGGCGTTCGGCGTCATGCTCCAGCACGACGCGGGGTGGGTCGCGGTACTGGAGGGCGCGCGGTTCCTCGGCGTCCTGACCCCGGCGAAGCTGCACGAGGCCCTGCGGCGCTCGGTGGACGCGGATGCGCGGGGGGTGGGGCGCGGGGAGGTGACGTTGGACTCCGTCCCCGACAGCTGA
- a CDS encoding ABC transporter substrate-binding protein — MKGCTALAGMLLLAGCATGPSLENRDAVTAPPGDSRHLTVGSAGFTESDLLAQMYSLLLRQAGYRTSMLTVANRELYEPALESGQIDVVPEYAATFADWLDAKAHGPDAPPVGSPDLTATMKALRSLAAPRGLTVLAPGRAVDQNAFAVTGAYARQHRLKTLSDLGASGLKVRLAAGDECVKRPYCEPGLRKTYGIDVTAVDPKGVGTTQAKKAVQSGRDQMVLTTTTDATLGEFGLVLLADDKHLQNADYIVPVVNRSRAGSERVTKALGALNGVLTTADLAAMNQQVDSWRRLPEDVARTYLKEKGLLKRPT, encoded by the coding sequence ATGAAGGGGTGCACCGCCCTCGCGGGGATGCTCCTGCTCGCCGGGTGCGCCACCGGCCCCTCGCTGGAGAACCGCGACGCCGTCACCGCGCCTCCCGGTGACAGCAGACATCTGACCGTCGGCTCGGCCGGTTTCACCGAGAGCGACCTGCTGGCCCAGATGTATTCCCTGCTGCTGAGGCAGGCCGGGTACAGGACCTCCATGCTCACGGTCGCCAACCGGGAACTCTACGAACCCGCCCTGGAGTCCGGTCAGATCGACGTCGTCCCGGAGTACGCGGCGACCTTCGCGGACTGGCTCGACGCCAAGGCCCACGGGCCCGACGCGCCACCGGTCGGCTCGCCCGACCTCACCGCCACCATGAAGGCGCTGCGGTCGCTCGCCGCGCCCCGCGGCCTCACCGTCCTCGCCCCCGGCAGGGCCGTCGACCAGAACGCCTTCGCCGTGACCGGGGCGTACGCCCGGCAGCACCGGCTGAAGACCCTCAGCGATCTCGGCGCGTCCGGACTGAAGGTGCGGCTCGCCGCGGGCGACGAGTGCGTCAAGCGGCCGTACTGCGAACCGGGGCTGCGCAAGACGTACGGCATCGACGTCACCGCGGTCGATCCGAAGGGCGTCGGCACCACCCAGGCGAAGAAGGCGGTGCAGAGCGGCCGGGACCAGATGGTCCTCACCACGACGACGGACGCGACCCTGGGCGAGTTCGGGCTCGTGCTGCTCGCCGACGACAAGCACCTGCAGAACGCCGACTACATCGTGCCGGTCGTCAACCGCTCGCGCGCGGGCAGCGAGCGCGTCACCAAGGCACTCGGCGCGCTCAACGGCGTGCTCACGACGGCGGACCTGGCCGCGATGAACCAGCAGGTGGACAGCTGGCGACGGCTCCCGGAGGACGTCGCGCGCACCTACCTGAAGGAGAAGGGCCTGCTGAAACGACCGACGTGA
- a CDS encoding SigB/SigF/SigG family RNA polymerase sigma factor: MHTTVSTRHHPHDDAPDTGEAFVRLARLPDGPEREALRDEIVRAWLPMAQRVAGRYRGRGEAVEDLVQVAALGLVKAVDRYDPARGNAFESYAVPTVTGEIKRHFRDHMWMLHVPRRVQEVRARVRTALRELSQTTPGRQPTVAEIGACAHLDEDDVRLGLEALDCFATLSLDAELPGEDDGCTLADTLGAPETGFDLVIDREAVKPALRGLPERERTILYLRYFRGMTQLGIAEQLGISQMHVSRLLSTCCSTLREQLLAEAA, encoded by the coding sequence ATGCACACCACGGTCAGCACGAGGCATCATCCGCACGACGACGCCCCCGACACCGGCGAGGCCTTCGTCCGGCTCGCCCGGCTGCCCGACGGGCCCGAGCGGGAGGCGCTGCGCGACGAGATCGTCCGGGCGTGGCTGCCCATGGCGCAGCGGGTCGCCGGCCGGTACCGCGGCAGGGGAGAGGCCGTCGAGGACCTCGTGCAGGTCGCGGCGCTGGGCCTGGTCAAAGCCGTCGACCGCTACGACCCCGCCCGGGGCAACGCTTTCGAGAGCTACGCCGTCCCGACCGTCACCGGCGAGATCAAGCGGCACTTCCGCGACCATATGTGGATGTTGCACGTTCCGCGCCGCGTCCAGGAAGTGCGGGCCAGGGTGCGTACCGCGCTCAGGGAGCTCTCCCAGACCACCCCGGGCCGACAGCCCACCGTGGCCGAGATCGGCGCGTGCGCCCACCTGGACGAGGACGACGTACGCCTGGGGCTCGAAGCGCTGGACTGCTTCGCGACCCTCTCGCTGGACGCCGAGCTGCCCGGCGAGGACGACGGCTGCACACTGGCGGACACGCTGGGCGCGCCGGAGACCGGATTCGACCTGGTCATCGACCGCGAGGCGGTCAAACCCGCGCTGCGCGGCCTGCCGGAACGCGAGCGCACCATCCTCTATCTGCGCTACTTCCGCGGCATGACCCAGCTCGGCATCGCGGAGCAGCTCGGGATCTCGCAGATGCACGTCTCGCGGCTGCTCAGCACCTGCTGCAGCACCCTGCGCGAGCAGCTGCTCGCCGAGGCGGCGTAG
- a CDS encoding ABC transporter permease, whose product MTAPPDDCLARNEWICGAYLSTRRQILLDAVVQHLQLTVVAVLLGLVVAVPLAVLARRWGWAAGPVLAVTTVLYTVPSLAMFSLLLPVYGLSAALVVAGLVLYSLTLLVRNVLAGLRAVPEETRQAARGLGYGPVRLLLTVELPLAVPAAMAGLRIATVSAVSLVTVGAIVGFGGLGNLIYAGMNTYFKAQVLTASVLCVVIAVAADLLLLGLQWLITPWTRGSRG is encoded by the coding sequence ATGACGGCGCCTCCGGACGACTGCCTCGCGCGCAACGAGTGGATCTGCGGCGCGTATCTGAGCACCCGCCGCCAGATCCTCCTGGACGCCGTCGTCCAGCACCTGCAGCTCACGGTGGTCGCCGTCCTGCTGGGACTCGTCGTCGCGGTGCCGCTGGCCGTTCTCGCCCGGCGCTGGGGCTGGGCCGCGGGACCGGTCCTGGCGGTGACCACCGTCCTCTACACCGTCCCGTCCCTGGCGATGTTCTCGCTGCTCCTGCCCGTGTACGGACTCTCCGCGGCACTCGTCGTCGCCGGCCTCGTCCTGTACTCGCTGACCCTTCTCGTACGGAACGTCCTCGCCGGTCTGCGCGCCGTCCCCGAGGAGACCCGGCAGGCCGCGCGCGGTCTGGGCTACGGGCCCGTCCGGCTGCTGCTCACCGTGGAACTGCCGCTCGCCGTGCCCGCCGCGATGGCCGGACTGCGGATCGCCACGGTGTCGGCGGTCTCGCTGGTGACGGTCGGCGCGATCGTCGGCTTCGGAGGCCTCGGAAACCTCATCTACGCGGGCATGAACACGTACTTCAAGGCACAGGTCCTCACCGCGTCCGTACTGTGCGTCGTCATCGCCGTCGCCGCCGACCTCCTGCTGCTCGGACTGCAGTGGCTCATCACCCCCTGGACCCGGGGGTCCCGCGGATGA
- a CDS encoding LutB/LldF family L-lactate oxidation iron-sulfur protein yields the protein MSGTFVGMPAFPEAAREAVGNPTLRGNLRHATHTIRAKRAVAVSELDDWAALREAGKQIKDHTLRHLDRYLVQLEESVTAAGGVVHWAADADEANRIVVGLVRATGESEVVKVKSMATQEIGLNEALEAAGIHAYETDLAELIVQLGKDRPSHILVPAIHRNRGEIREIFAREMSEWGRPAPENLTDTPAELAEAARLHLREKFLRAKVGISGANFMVAETGTLMVVESEGNGRMCLTLPETLISVVGIEKTVPTWRDLEVFLQTLPRSSTAERMNPYTSMWTGTTDSGAADGPRTFHLVLVDNGRTDTLADEVGRQALRCIRCSACLNVCPVYERAGGHAYGSVYPGPIGAILSPQLRGTGSEIDASLPYASSLCGACYEVCPVAIDIPEVLVHLRERIAEGGQVTRQGNKAVLKPAKGHAAERAAMRAARWAFGHPGALRTGQRLASRTRRFHPRTLPGPGRAWSATRDLPAVPAEPFRDWWQRTRGGKDVPK from the coding sequence ATGAGCGGCACCTTCGTCGGCATGCCGGCCTTCCCCGAGGCCGCCCGTGAGGCGGTCGGCAACCCCACCCTGCGGGGCAACCTCCGCCACGCCACCCACACGATCCGCGCCAAGCGCGCCGTCGCCGTGTCCGAACTCGACGACTGGGCGGCCCTGCGCGAGGCCGGCAAGCAGATCAAGGACCACACACTCCGTCATCTCGACCGCTACCTCGTGCAGTTGGAGGAGTCCGTCACCGCCGCCGGCGGCGTCGTGCACTGGGCGGCCGACGCGGACGAGGCCAACCGGATCGTCGTCGGGCTCGTCAGGGCGACCGGGGAGAGCGAGGTCGTCAAGGTCAAGTCGATGGCCACCCAGGAGATCGGTCTCAACGAAGCCCTGGAGGCCGCGGGCATCCACGCCTACGAGACCGATCTCGCCGAGCTCATCGTGCAGTTGGGCAAGGACCGTCCCTCGCACATCCTGGTCCCCGCCATCCACCGCAACCGTGGCGAGATCCGCGAGATCTTCGCCCGTGAGATGAGCGAGTGGGGTCGCCCGGCGCCCGAGAACCTCACCGACACACCCGCCGAACTGGCCGAGGCCGCCCGGCTGCATCTGCGCGAGAAGTTCCTGCGCGCCAAGGTCGGCATCTCCGGCGCCAATTTCATGGTCGCCGAGACCGGCACGCTGATGGTGGTGGAGTCCGAGGGCAACGGCCGGATGTGCCTGACCCTGCCCGAGACGCTGATCTCGGTCGTCGGCATCGAGAAGACCGTGCCGACCTGGCGGGACCTGGAGGTCTTCCTGCAGACCCTGCCCCGCTCCTCGACCGCCGAGCGCATGAACCCGTACACCTCGATGTGGACGGGCACCACGGACTCCGGCGCGGCGGACGGCCCGCGGACCTTCCACCTGGTCCTGGTCGACAACGGCCGCACCGACACGCTCGCCGACGAGGTCGGCCGCCAGGCGCTGCGCTGCATCCGCTGCTCGGCCTGTCTCAACGTCTGCCCGGTGTACGAGCGGGCCGGCGGCCACGCGTACGGCTCGGTCTACCCCGGCCCGATCGGCGCGATCCTCAGCCCCCAGCTCCGGGGCACCGGGAGCGAGATCGACGCCTCCCTTCCGTACGCCTCCTCCTTGTGCGGTGCCTGCTACGAGGTCTGCCCGGTCGCCATCGACATCCCGGAGGTCCTCGTGCACCTGCGCGAACGGATCGCCGAGGGGGGCCAGGTGACGCGGCAGGGCAACAAGGCGGTCCTCAAGCCCGCCAAGGGACATGCCGCCGAGCGGGCCGCCATGCGCGCGGCGCGCTGGGCGTTCGGTCACCCCGGCGCGCTGCGCACCGGCCAGCGGCTGGCGTCCCGGACACGCCGTTTCCATCCGCGCACCCTGCCCGGACCCGGCCGGGCGTGGAGCGCCACCCGGGACCTCCCGGCGGTGCCCGCGGAACCGTTCCGCGACTGGTGGCAGCGGACCCGAGGCGGAAAGGACGTACCGAAGTGA
- a CDS encoding LutC/YkgG family protein — protein sequence MSSRDLILGRVRRALADVPRNDTPYEQAVQREYRREHGDRSTARTVDLLAENLADYRALVHRCAAGDLARTVAGLLDAHGSASVVVPAGLDGTWLAETEVTRVPDRAEDTTAALDRVDSVVTGCALAIAETGTLVLDGGPDQGRRRITLVPDHHICVVRVPGQVVASVPQALERLDPARPLTWISGPSATSDIELDRVEGVHGPRTLEVVLVSEE from the coding sequence GTGAGCAGCAGGGACCTGATCCTGGGGCGGGTGCGACGCGCGCTCGCCGACGTCCCCCGGAACGACACGCCGTACGAGCAGGCCGTGCAGCGGGAGTACCGGCGCGAGCACGGCGACCGGAGCACGGCGCGGACGGTGGACCTGCTGGCGGAGAACCTGGCGGACTACCGGGCCCTCGTGCACCGCTGCGCGGCCGGCGACCTGGCGAGGACCGTCGCCGGACTGCTCGACGCGCACGGCTCGGCCTCGGTCGTGGTACCGGCCGGCCTGGACGGGACATGGCTCGCCGAGACCGAGGTGACGCGTGTGCCGGACCGCGCCGAGGACACCACGGCCGCGCTGGACCGGGTCGACAGCGTGGTCACCGGGTGCGCGCTGGCGATCGCCGAGACGGGCACCCTGGTGCTGGACGGCGGGCCCGACCAGGGCCGCCGCCGGATCACGCTCGTCCCCGACCACCACATCTGTGTCGTCCGGGTCCCTGGACAGGTCGTCGCCTCCGTGCCGCAGGCCCTGGAACGCCTCGACCCGGCCCGCCCGCTGACCTGGATCTCCGGCCCGTCGGCGACCAGCGACATCGAACTCGACCGGGTCGAGGGGGTGCACGGGCCCCGCACCCTGGAGGTGGTGCTGGTGAGCGAGGAGTGA
- a CDS encoding ABC transporter permease, whose amino-acid sequence MNTLAEAWHWLTDPAHWTGDDGVWHRLAQHLVLTAVCLVVSCLIALPVALVLGHLGKGGALAVNISNVGRAVPTFAVLVLLLLTPLGRYGEGPTVVALVLFAVPPLLTNAYVGMREVDRSVVRAARGMGMTGRQTLFRVELPLALPMVMNGVRIAAVQLVATATIAALAGGGGLGRIITAGFNLASTPQVVAGAVLVAGFALIVEGIFETAERLAPRLARGRR is encoded by the coding sequence ATGAACACCCTGGCCGAGGCCTGGCACTGGCTCACCGACCCGGCGCACTGGACGGGCGACGACGGCGTCTGGCACCGCCTCGCCCAGCATCTCGTCCTCACCGCCGTCTGTCTGGTCGTCAGCTGCCTGATCGCGCTGCCCGTCGCCCTCGTCCTCGGCCATCTCGGCAAGGGCGGCGCGCTCGCGGTCAACATCTCCAACGTCGGCCGGGCCGTCCCCACCTTCGCCGTCCTCGTCCTCCTGCTGCTCACCCCGCTCGGCCGGTACGGCGAGGGGCCCACGGTCGTGGCGCTGGTCCTGTTCGCCGTCCCGCCGCTGCTCACCAACGCGTACGTCGGCATGCGCGAGGTCGACCGCAGCGTGGTGCGGGCGGCCCGCGGGATGGGGATGACCGGGCGGCAGACGCTGTTCCGGGTCGAACTGCCCCTCGCGCTCCCGATGGTGATGAACGGCGTGCGGATCGCCGCCGTCCAGCTGGTCGCGACGGCCACCATCGCCGCGCTCGCCGGCGGCGGCGGGCTCGGCCGGATCATCACCGCGGGATTCAACCTGGCGAGCACCCCGCAGGTCGTCGCCGGCGCCGTCCTGGTCGCCGGGTTCGCGCTGATCGTCGAGGGGATCTTCGAGACCGCCGAGCGGCTCGCGCCACGCCTGGCCAGAGGCCGCCGATGA
- the hypE gene encoding hydrogenase expression/formation protein HypE, producing MPVLDPAAWTCPAPLRDQPRVVMGHGGGGALSAELVQHVFAPAFGGSVLAQMGDSAAVTLGGVRMAFSTDSFVVRPLFFPGGSIGDLAVNGTVNDLAMSGARAAYLSCGFILEEGVEMETVARVAEALGAAARTAGVEIATGDTKVVESGHGDGIYINTAGIGLVPSGVDLRAQRVVPGDVVMVSGAIGVHGVAVMSVREGLEFGVEIESDCAALGGLVDAMLAVTPDLHVLRDPTRGGLAASLNEIASASGTGVVVREREVPVPPAVANACAVLGLDPLYVANEGKLVAFVPREHADAVLDAMRAHPLGAGSAVIGEVVADHPGMVVARTGLGGTRVVDLPIGEQLPRIC from the coding sequence ATGCCCGTCCTCGACCCGGCGGCCTGGACCTGCCCGGCCCCGCTGCGCGACCAGCCCCGTGTCGTCATGGGGCACGGCGGGGGCGGGGCGCTCTCCGCCGAACTCGTCCAGCACGTCTTCGCGCCCGCGTTCGGCGGCAGCGTCCTCGCCCAGATGGGTGATTCCGCGGCCGTGACGCTCGGCGGTGTGCGGATGGCCTTCTCCACCGACTCGTTCGTGGTGCGGCCGCTGTTCTTCCCCGGCGGCAGCATCGGTGACCTCGCGGTCAACGGCACCGTCAACGACCTCGCCATGAGCGGTGCCCGGGCCGCCTATCTCTCCTGTGGCTTCATCCTGGAGGAGGGGGTCGAGATGGAGACCGTCGCCCGGGTGGCCGAGGCGCTCGGTGCCGCGGCGCGCACCGCGGGCGTGGAGATCGCGACCGGTGACACCAAGGTGGTGGAGTCAGGCCATGGAGACGGGATCTACATCAACACGGCCGGGATCGGGCTCGTCCCGTCGGGCGTGGACCTGCGGGCGCAGCGGGTGGTGCCCGGCGACGTCGTGATGGTCAGCGGTGCGATCGGTGTGCACGGCGTGGCCGTCATGAGCGTCCGGGAGGGCCTGGAGTTCGGGGTGGAGATCGAGAGCGACTGCGCGGCGCTCGGCGGTCTGGTGGACGCCATGCTCGCGGTCACCCCGGACCTGCACGTGCTGCGCGACCCCACCAGGGGTGGACTCGCGGCCTCCCTGAACGAGATCGCCTCGGCCTCGGGCACCGGGGTCGTCGTCCGGGAGCGCGAGGTCCCGGTCCCGCCCGCGGTCGCCAACGCGTGCGCGGTACTGGGGCTCGACCCCCTGTATGTCGCGAACGAGGGCAAGTTGGTGGCCTTCGTGCCCCGCGAGCACGCCGACGCCGTGCTCGACGCGATGCGGGCGCACCCGCTGGGCGCCGGATCGGCGGTCATCGGCGAGGTGGTGGCCGACCACCCCGGCATGGTGGTGGCGCGCACGGGACTGGGCGGCACAAGGGTGGTCGACCTGCCGATCGGGGAGCAGCTGCCGCGGATCTGCTGA